The following are encoded in a window of Haloarcula halophila genomic DNA:
- a CDS encoding M48 family metallopeptidase — MAPDARSSIARYGRLFGLLLVLVAFDVVAVAAAYVLGHVFFAIVTTLQFNPDMAAMILRFDVVPLVPFLLVGTPLTLVAQSVFGYRMTLRDIDTVPTEADGTDLAADDLAGRVAKLAHTAGMTPPDVRLVDSETPNSFVASRPGERTLFVTTALVEALDSDELDAVLAHELAHLDNGDSFVMTAAGFLPTMTTRFVERLFEDADDSPLFRRLRGEAVDWDFTAVAKSYNPLMVLLFLPAALPAAGGLYLASTACYRLLSRIREYAADAGGVAICGSPAAMASALETLTTDHRPDSDLRAAETGLRELCVLPYTIEPEPADGTDDPDRFDRIARRWDAVCTAVLPGSHPDPQDRIAALRERQASLERTG, encoded by the coding sequence GTCGGCTGTTCGGGTTACTCCTCGTCCTAGTCGCCTTCGACGTCGTCGCCGTCGCCGCGGCGTACGTCCTGGGACACGTCTTCTTCGCCATCGTCACGACGTTGCAGTTCAACCCCGACATGGCAGCGATGATCCTGCGGTTCGACGTCGTCCCGCTGGTCCCGTTCCTGCTGGTCGGAACGCCGCTGACGTTGGTCGCACAGTCGGTGTTCGGCTACCGGATGACCCTCCGGGATATCGACACCGTCCCGACCGAGGCCGATGGGACTGACCTGGCGGCCGACGACCTCGCCGGCCGGGTCGCCAAACTGGCACACACCGCCGGGATGACGCCGCCCGACGTCCGGTTGGTCGATTCGGAGACGCCCAACAGCTTCGTCGCCAGCCGACCCGGCGAGCGGACGCTGTTCGTGACGACGGCGCTGGTCGAGGCCCTCGATAGCGACGAACTCGACGCGGTGCTCGCCCACGAACTCGCCCACCTCGACAACGGGGATTCGTTCGTGATGACTGCCGCTGGGTTCCTTCCGACGATGACGACCCGGTTCGTCGAGCGACTCTTCGAGGACGCCGACGACTCGCCGCTGTTCAGACGGCTCCGGGGCGAGGCCGTCGACTGGGACTTCACCGCAGTGGCGAAGTCCTACAACCCGCTGATGGTGCTGCTGTTCCTCCCGGCCGCACTCCCGGCCGCGGGTGGACTGTATCTCGCCAGCACCGCCTGTTATCGGTTGCTCTCCCGGATCAGGGAGTACGCGGCCGACGCGGGCGGGGTCGCGATCTGTGGCTCGCCGGCGGCGATGGCCAGCGCCCTGGAGACGCTTACGACCGACCACCGGCCCGACAGTGATCTCCGAGCCGCCGAAACCGGCCTCCGGGAGCTGTGTGTCCTCCCTTACACGATCGAGCCGGAACCGGCGGACGGGACCGACGATCCCGACCGGTTCGACCGCATCGCACGGCGCTGGGACGCCGTCTGTACCGCCGTGTTGCCCGGCTCGCATCCTGACCCGCAGGACCGGATCGCCGCACTCCGCGAGCGCCAGGCGTCCCTGGAGCGCACGGGGTGA
- a CDS encoding FAD-binding domain-containing protein: MTTILVWHRSDLRTVDSPALAAAHEDGDRIAPAFVVDPRYYGADGLACDARLQFLQECLEDLRDQYRDLGSDLALLDGDPRRRLRALLDSGAVDAVYYNRHPTARHGRRVAETVRSWAETTAVAADGLRYPDSRHHDGTVAVDTREGWDDHCEAYFESDPVPRPEALSANPVDSDVTLDAVADRFADPDKRDLPRGGTVAANARLEGFCDRIGSYPSVVSPPAAAQDRSSRLSADLAFGTLSPRQVYRRVQQCPDGRGRSMYVSRLYWNRHYHQKLADWPGWTDRAVNPVFRGLFREEHDPELDEAWQTGGTGFPMVDAAMRALTETGYINFRMRAMVAAVYVYVLKQWWKRGADFMYAHLLDADAAINYTQWQSQCNLTGVHPVRVYDPAKQQREYDPDGEFVREYVPELAPLPDEHLAEPAQAPVHVQRECGVDIGEDYPYPVVDYDHEADRAREIYADLADRAREALSDPRLRRRCSFSNRGRDRTDGDDGHGTRGQATLSDF, from the coding sequence GTGACGACCATCCTCGTCTGGCACCGGAGCGACCTCCGAACGGTCGACAGCCCGGCCCTTGCGGCCGCACACGAGGACGGTGACCGCATCGCCCCCGCCTTCGTCGTCGACCCGCGCTACTACGGGGCCGACGGGCTAGCCTGTGACGCCCGCCTCCAGTTCCTCCAGGAGTGTCTGGAGGACCTCCGGGACCAGTACCGTGACCTCGGGAGCGACCTGGCACTGCTCGACGGGGACCCGCGCCGCCGACTCCGGGCGCTGCTCGATTCCGGGGCCGTCGACGCTGTCTACTACAACCGCCACCCGACGGCACGCCACGGCAGACGAGTCGCCGAGACGGTCCGGTCGTGGGCGGAGACGACCGCCGTCGCCGCCGACGGCCTGCGGTATCCAGACAGCCGCCACCACGACGGAACCGTCGCCGTGGACACGCGCGAGGGATGGGACGACCACTGCGAGGCGTACTTCGAGAGCGACCCTGTTCCCCGTCCGGAGGCGCTGTCGGCCAACCCGGTCGACAGCGACGTGACACTCGACGCCGTCGCCGACCGGTTCGCGGACCCGGACAAGCGCGACCTCCCCCGCGGTGGGACGGTCGCGGCAAACGCCCGCCTGGAGGGGTTCTGTGACCGGATCGGTTCCTACCCCTCGGTCGTCTCCCCGCCAGCGGCCGCACAGGACCGATCCTCGCGGCTCTCGGCCGATCTGGCCTTCGGGACGCTCTCGCCGCGACAGGTCTACCGGCGGGTCCAGCAGTGTCCGGACGGGCGCGGTCGGTCGATGTACGTCTCCCGGCTCTACTGGAACCGCCACTACCACCAGAAACTGGCCGACTGGCCGGGCTGGACCGACCGGGCGGTGAATCCCGTCTTTCGGGGGCTGTTCCGGGAGGAACACGATCCCGAACTCGACGAGGCCTGGCAGACCGGAGGGACCGGCTTCCCGATGGTCGACGCGGCGATGCGGGCGCTGACCGAGACCGGCTACATCAACTTCCGGATGCGGGCGATGGTCGCGGCGGTGTACGTCTACGTCCTCAAGCAGTGGTGGAAACGCGGCGCCGATTTCATGTACGCCCACCTGCTGGACGCCGACGCGGCGATCAACTACACGCAGTGGCAGTCACAGTGTAACCTCACCGGCGTCCATCCGGTCCGGGTGTACGATCCGGCCAAACAGCAACGGGAGTACGACCCCGACGGCGAGTTCGTCCGCGAGTACGTCCCCGAGTTGGCCCCGCTCCCGGACGAGCACTTGGCCGAGCCGGCACAGGCCCCGGTCCACGTCCAGCGGGAGTGTGGCGTCGACATCGGCGAGGACTACCCCTATCCCGTCGTCGACTACGACCACGAGGCCGACCGCGCCCGGGAGATCTACGCCGACCTGGCCGACCGGGCACGGGAGGCACTCTCGGACCCGCGTCTCCGGCGGCGCTGCTCGTTCTCGAACCGCGGGCGAGACAGAACCGACGGGGACGACGGGCACGGCACGCGTGGACAGGCGACGCTCAGTGACTTCTGA